The following coding sequences are from one Megamonas funiformis window:
- a CDS encoding cold-shock protein has translation MGTGTVKWFNSGKGYGFITNDDGSGDLFVHFSAINSEGFKTLEEGQKVTFDTEADSRDASKLRAVNVTVVK, from the coding sequence ATGGGAACAGGTACAGTTAAATGGTTTAATTCTGGTAAAGGCTATGGCTTCATTACTAATGATGACGGATCTGGAGATTTATTCGTTCATTTCTCCGCTATCAATTCTGAAGGCTTCAAAACTTTAGAAGAAGGTCAAAAAGTTACTTTTGATACAGAAGCTGACAGCCGTGATGCTAGCAAACTTCGTGCAGTAAACGTTACTGTTGTAAAATAA
- a CDS encoding carbon starvation protein A, translating into MNGIMLVGCAIIIFFLAYRIYGRWLLHTWGVDENAKTPAFKYNDGQDFTPASKFTVFSHQFSSITGAGPVTGPIIAAMYGWLPAFLWIIVGGIFFGAVQDFTALYASVKNEGKSMGMLIEHYIGKTGRRLFLLFCWLFTLLVIAAFADIVANTFNGFSKDGALITPNAAAASISMLFIFVAILCGLFIKKFKPNEKVRLVLGIILLIAMLAVGIAFPIYLDRMIWLYVVFAYIFAASVMPMWILKQPRDYLSTFLLLAMIAGGVIGVLAVNPTINMPAFVGFNVNGKDLFPILFITIACGAVSGFHSLVSSGTSSKTISNEKDTLFVGYGSMLVESVLGVVSLVIVCSAATNGQLPEGTPFQIFSTAVAGFFAMFGMPHDIANCILTMCVSALALTSLDAVARIGRMSFQELFSVDEGQEMSFVQKLCTNKYFATLITLFIGYLLCLGGYMNIWPLFGAANQLLSALVLISLAVFLKTTGRKGFMLYIPMVVMFCVTLTALVEAVYAIVVKLSMGQFVFAVDGLQLIIALALMILAISVAVHCGRELAGAKDNSKAELNN; encoded by the coding sequence ATGAATGGAATAATGTTAGTTGGTTGTGCTATTATAATTTTTTTTCTAGCCTATAGAATTTATGGTCGTTGGTTATTACATACTTGGGGTGTTGATGAAAATGCAAAAACACCTGCTTTTAAATATAATGACGGTCAAGATTTTACACCAGCATCTAAATTTACGGTATTTTCTCATCAATTTTCTTCAATAACAGGTGCAGGCCCTGTAACTGGCCCAATTATTGCAGCTATGTATGGCTGGCTTCCTGCTTTTTTATGGATTATCGTAGGTGGCATTTTCTTTGGAGCAGTACAGGATTTTACAGCATTATATGCTTCTGTGAAAAATGAAGGTAAATCCATGGGGATGTTAATTGAGCATTATATTGGTAAAACAGGCAGACGTTTATTTTTGTTATTCTGTTGGTTATTCACTTTATTAGTAATAGCTGCTTTTGCTGATATAGTAGCGAATACTTTTAATGGATTTAGTAAAGATGGTGCATTAATAACACCAAACGCAGCAGCAGCTTCAATATCCATGTTATTTATTTTTGTAGCTATTTTATGTGGTTTATTCATTAAGAAATTTAAACCGAATGAAAAAGTTCGTCTTGTTTTAGGTATTATTTTATTAATTGCTATGCTTGCTGTGGGTATTGCTTTTCCAATTTATTTAGATAGAATGATTTGGCTCTATGTAGTATTTGCTTATATATTTGCAGCTTCTGTAATGCCTATGTGGATTTTAAAACAGCCTCGCGATTATTTGAGTACATTTTTACTTTTAGCAATGATTGCTGGTGGCGTTATCGGTGTATTAGCGGTAAATCCAACAATTAATATGCCAGCTTTTGTAGGTTTTAATGTAAATGGAAAAGATTTATTCCCAATTTTATTTATAACTATTGCTTGTGGTGCCGTTTCTGGTTTCCATAGCTTAGTATCTTCAGGTACTTCTTCTAAAACTATCTCTAATGAAAAAGATACTTTATTTGTTGGTTATGGTTCTATGCTTGTAGAGTCTGTTTTAGGTGTTGTTTCTTTAGTAATTGTTTGTTCTGCTGCTACTAATGGTCAGTTGCCAGAAGGTACACCTTTCCAGATTTTCTCCACAGCTGTAGCTGGATTTTTCGCTATGTTTGGTATGCCACATGATATAGCAAATTGTATTTTGACTATGTGTGTATCAGCTTTAGCTCTTACTTCATTAGATGCAGTAGCTCGTATTGGCCGTATGTCTTTCCAAGAATTATTCAGTGTAGATGAAGGTCAAGAAATGAGTTTTGTACAAAAGTTATGTACAAATAAATATTTTGCTACACTTATAACTTTATTTATTGGTTATTTATTATGCCTTGGTGGTTATATGAATATCTGGCCATTGTTTGGAGCTGCTAATCAGTTATTATCTGCATTAGTACTTATTTCTTTGGCTGTATTCTTAAAAACAACTGGAAGAAAAGGTTTTATGCTTTATATTCCAATGGTAGTTATGTTCTGCGTTACTTTGACAGCTTTAGTAGAGGCTGTGTATGCAATTGTTGTAAAATTATCTATGGGACAATTTGTTTTTGCTGTAGATGGATTACAGTTAATTATCGCGCTTGCTTTGATGATACTTGCAATTTCTGTAGCTGTTCATTGTGGTAGAGAACTTGCTGGTGCTAAAGATAATAGTAAAGCTGAATTAAATAATTAA
- a CDS encoding IS3 family transposase (programmed frameshift), translated as MTKYSNEFKVKAIKMVLKGDSISHVAKILNMPNTASLCKWIFHYENGGISQLLHKNLKYTPIFKQKVIEYKWLHHLSLNQTAAKFSIPNTGTISTWEKLYHSYGFSGLLAKKRGRPSMKKSKSKYKVNKPKKELSYVEKLEQEVYQLRMENDLLKKWHALMKQWEKEKTLVLVIAKLRKKYTLKALLNYTKLAKSTYYDALKKLSREDKYKGLKTLIHNICNKNHGRYGYRRVTMQLHKQGIKINHKVVMRLMKEENLTCKVRAKKYKSYRGQEGKIAKNILNRNFKAEKPNEKWATDVTEFALCNEKIYLSPIIDLYNGEIISYKISKRPILKQVLDMVEDATRKIKETKGIILHSDQGWQYQNKKYQKLLKEKGIIQSMSRKGNCLDNAVIENFFGLLKSELFYLKKFKSVEDFIKELKSYIKYYNTKRIKIKLKGLSPVEYRIKFQLVA; from the exons ATGACTAAATACTCAAATGAATTTAAAGTTAAAGCAATTAAAATGGTTTTAAAAGGAGATTCTATTTCTCATGTAGCTAAAATTCTAAACATGCCAAACACAGCTTCTCTTTGCAAATGGATATTTCATTATGAAAATGGTGGCATCTCACAACTTCTTCATAAAAATCTTAAATATACTCCTATCTTTAAGCAAAAAGTTATTGAATATAAATGGCTACATCATTTATCATTAAATCAAACAGCAGCCAAATTTTCCATTCCTAATACTGGTACAATTTCTACATGGGAAAAGTTGTATCATTCTTATGGCTTTTCTGGCTTACTTGCTAAGAAACGAGGTAGACCATCTATGAAAAAATCTAAATCTAAATACAAAGTTAACAAACCTAAAAAAGAACTTTCTTATGTTGAAAAATTGGAACAAGAAGTTTATCAATTAAGAATGGAAAATGACCTATTAAAAAAGTGGCATGCCTTAATGAAGCAATGGGAAAAGGAA AAGACACTAGTTCTAGTAATTGCTAAATTAAGGAAAAAATATACTCTAAAAGCCCTATTAAACTATACAAAATTAGCTAAAAGCACATATTATGATGCATTAAAAAAATTATCTAGAGAAGATAAATATAAAGGATTAAAAACATTAATTCATAATATTTGTAATAAAAATCATGGAAGATATGGATATAGAAGAGTAACTATGCAGCTGCATAAACAGGGAATAAAAATCAATCATAAAGTAGTTATGAGATTGATGAAAGAAGAAAATTTAACATGCAAAGTAAGAGCAAAGAAATATAAATCGTATAGAGGGCAAGAAGGAAAAATAGCTAAAAATATATTAAATAGAAATTTCAAAGCAGAAAAACCAAACGAAAAATGGGCAACAGATGTAACAGAATTTGCATTATGTAATGAAAAAATATACTTATCACCAATAATAGATTTATATAACGGAGAAATAATAAGTTATAAAATATCGAAAAGACCAATACTAAAGCAAGTATTAGATATGGTAGAAGATGCAACAAGAAAGATAAAAGAAACAAAAGGGATAATTCTACACTCAGACCAAGGATGGCAGTATCAGAATAAAAAATATCAAAAATTATTAAAAGAAAAAGGCATTATCCAAAGCATGAGCCGAAAAGGCAATTGCTTAGATAATGCCGTAATAGAAAATTTCTTTGGTTTACTAAAAAGCGAATTATTCTATTTAAAAAAATTCAAATCCGTTGAAGATTTTATAAAAGAGTTAAAATCTTATATAAAATATTATAATACAAAACGGATAAAGATAAAACTAAAAGGACTTAGTCCTGTAGAATACAGAATTAAGTTTCAATTAGTAGCCTAA
- the deoD gene encoding purine-nucleoside phosphorylase codes for MSNHIEAKIGEVADVVLLPGDPLRAKYIAEKFLENPVCYNHIRNMFGYTGTYKGHKVSIQGTGMGIPSISIYAHELICDYHAKKLIRVGTCGGLKDDVHVRDVVIAQGTTTDSGIIVRTFGDGLHYAPLADFELLGKAYHHAKKLNIPVKIGNVYCQDRFYDEEVDLQKLIQYGCLAVEMETSALYMLAARYNVQALGVFTVSNHLFTGEETTAKEREQSFDNMIKIALETAIDERDI; via the coding sequence ATGAGTAATCATATTGAAGCCAAAATCGGAGAAGTTGCTGATGTCGTTTTACTTCCTGGCGACCCATTACGTGCAAAATACATCGCTGAAAAATTTCTAGAAAATCCTGTCTGCTACAATCATATTCGCAATATGTTTGGCTATACTGGAACTTATAAAGGCCATAAAGTTTCTATCCAAGGAACTGGTATGGGTATTCCTTCTATTTCTATCTATGCACATGAATTAATCTGCGATTACCATGCTAAAAAATTAATTCGCGTTGGTACTTGTGGTGGTTTAAAAGATGATGTTCATGTTCGCGATGTCGTTATCGCTCAAGGAACAACTACTGATAGCGGCATTATTGTTCGCACTTTTGGTGATGGACTTCATTATGCTCCACTTGCTGATTTTGAATTATTAGGCAAAGCATATCACCACGCTAAAAAATTAAACATTCCTGTAAAAATTGGTAATGTATATTGCCAAGACCGTTTCTATGATGAAGAAGTTGATTTGCAAAAATTAATCCAATATGGCTGTCTTGCTGTAGAAATGGAAACTTCTGCTCTTTATATGCTTGCTGCTCGTTATAATGTACAAGCACTTGGCGTATTTACTGTAAGTAATCACTTATTTACAGGTGAAGAAACTACAGCTAAAGAACGTGAACAATCCTTTGATAATATGATTAAAATAGCGCTTGAAACTGCTATCGACGAAAGAGATATTTAA
- the thiC gene encoding phosphomethylpyrimidine synthase ThiC has translation MTMTQMQSARAGKITDEMKIVAQEEKMDIETLRERVANGTIAICANINHQNLHPYGVGEGLCTKVNANIGTSSAFPDPAPEIEKLNVAIASGAHSVMDLSTGNNIDASRQAILKHSTVMVGTVPIYQATVDAIKAHGAVVKMTEEDLLHAIEKQAKDGADFMTIHCGVTMDVINRMKAEGRYMDVVSRGGSFITGWMLYNEKNNPLYERYDDILDICAKYDVTMSLGDGLRPGCLADATDHAQIQELLNLGGLVKRAWDRGVQVMVEGPGHVPFDQIATNMKLQKSICHNAPFYVLGPLVTDIAPGYDHITAAIGGTMAASCGADFLCYVTPAEHLALPNVQDVKDGVIVTRIAAHAADIVKNVPGAKDWDLNMAKARKKLDWEEQMNLAIDPQTARQRRASRNPEGTTACSMCGDYCAVEIVNKYLGATIEHC, from the coding sequence ATGACAATGACACAAATGCAATCAGCTAGAGCTGGTAAAATCACTGATGAAATGAAAATCGTAGCTCAAGAAGAAAAAATGGATATTGAAACACTTCGTGAACGCGTTGCCAATGGTACTATCGCTATTTGTGCTAATATCAATCATCAAAATTTACACCCTTATGGTGTAGGCGAAGGACTTTGTACTAAAGTAAATGCTAATATCGGCACATCTAGTGCTTTTCCTGACCCAGCTCCTGAAATCGAAAAATTAAATGTCGCTATCGCATCTGGTGCCCATTCTGTAATGGATTTAAGCACAGGAAATAATATTGATGCTTCTCGTCAAGCTATTTTAAAACATTCCACTGTAATGGTAGGAACTGTGCCAATTTATCAGGCAACAGTTGATGCCATCAAAGCTCATGGTGCTGTCGTGAAAATGACTGAAGAAGATTTACTTCATGCCATTGAAAAACAAGCCAAAGATGGTGCTGATTTCATGACTATTCACTGCGGTGTAACTATGGATGTAATCAATCGCATGAAAGCAGAAGGTCGTTATATGGACGTAGTTAGTCGTGGTGGTTCATTCATCACAGGCTGGATGCTCTATAATGAAAAAAATAATCCACTCTATGAACGCTATGATGATATCTTAGATATCTGTGCAAAATATGATGTTACTATGAGTCTTGGCGATGGTCTTCGTCCTGGCTGTCTTGCTGATGCTACTGACCATGCTCAAATTCAAGAACTTTTAAATTTAGGTGGACTTGTAAAACGCGCTTGGGATAGAGGTGTACAAGTCATGGTTGAAGGTCCAGGTCATGTACCATTTGACCAAATAGCTACAAATATGAAATTGCAAAAAAGCATTTGTCATAATGCTCCATTTTACGTTCTTGGCCCACTTGTTACTGATATTGCTCCTGGATATGACCATATCACTGCTGCAATCGGTGGAACTATGGCAGCTTCTTGCGGTGCAGATTTTCTTTGCTATGTAACTCCTGCTGAACATCTTGCTTTACCAAATGTTCAAGATGTAAAAGATGGTGTTATTGTAACTAGAATTGCCGCTCATGCTGCTGATATCGTAAAAAATGTACCTGGTGCAAAAGATTGGGATTTAAATATGGCTAAAGCTCGTAAAAAACTTGATTGGGAAGAACAAATGAATTTAGCTATCGACCCACAAACAGCTCGTCAAAGACGCGCTTCACGCAATCCAGAAGGCACAACTGCTTGCTCTATGTGTGGCGATTATTGTGCTGTTGAAATCGTCAATAAATACCTCGGTGCTACAATCGAACATTGTTAA
- a CDS encoding sensor histidine kinase, whose protein sequence is MSMKQKIFNYMCFLVSMAVICTFILTLTLCYPLFFEHTKQEVKDEATYLTYVFNHHLTDPKELLKDAQTQTRITWIDSEGNVIFDNSAEPDKMENHLLRQEVQIAQKVGAGESYRISTTLGTNTYYYAVRLDDNSVLRLSRNNVSAYDMVQEALPILLAMMLLIYLTSLLAARRMARNIIAPINSINLEHPIMNDLYEELNPMLIRLENQNEQIHQQMKTLKNQQREFTMIINNIEEGLILINHSYKILAINHSVLNILNAEKIDYIDKNLFTLINNETLYQAAQNVMRGERQEFYLPLDKKTYQIIASPVTKHNTVKGALILFVDITEKRMAEKMRQEFSANVSHELKTPLTSISGFAELLQNNMVRPNDIPLFAGKIYKEAQRLISLIQDIIKLSQLDEKNSTFMKEPLNLSAICKQIILRLNDKALTKQVKLIFKEVPTSEIIGVRQLIEELIYNLIENAIKYNKANGSVFISLLNEDKNHLILEVKDTGIGIASDDLPHVFERFYRADKSRSQINVEGTGLGLAIVKHIAEFHHANLTIQSKPNEGTCIRIHFSLKSD, encoded by the coding sequence ATGAGTATGAAGCAAAAAATCTTCAATTACATGTGCTTTTTAGTATCCATGGCTGTTATTTGTACTTTTATTTTGACTTTGACCTTATGTTATCCATTATTTTTTGAACATACAAAACAAGAAGTTAAAGATGAGGCTACTTATTTAACTTATGTTTTTAATCATCATTTAACAGACCCTAAAGAATTACTAAAAGATGCACAGACACAAACACGCATTACCTGGATTGACTCTGAAGGCAATGTTATCTTTGATAATAGTGCTGAACCAGATAAAATGGAAAATCATCTTTTGCGTCAAGAAGTACAAATTGCCCAAAAAGTAGGAGCAGGTGAATCTTATCGCATCTCAACTACGCTTGGGACTAATACGTATTATTACGCTGTGAGATTAGATGATAATTCTGTTTTACGTCTTTCTCGCAATAATGTCAGTGCATATGATATGGTTCAAGAAGCCTTGCCAATATTGTTAGCTATGATGTTATTAATCTATTTAACTTCTCTATTGGCTGCTCGCCGTATGGCTAGAAATATCATTGCACCTATAAATTCTATCAATCTTGAGCATCCTATTATGAATGACTTGTATGAAGAATTAAATCCTATGTTAATTCGTTTAGAAAATCAAAATGAGCAAATTCATCAACAAATGAAGACTTTAAAAAATCAACAGCGTGAATTTACCATGATTATCAATAATATTGAAGAAGGTTTAATCTTAATCAATCATTCTTATAAAATATTAGCTATAAATCATAGCGTATTAAATATCTTAAACGCCGAAAAAATAGACTATATTGATAAAAATCTCTTTACGCTTATCAATAATGAAACATTATATCAAGCTGCTCAAAATGTAATGCGTGGAGAACGACAAGAGTTTTATTTACCTCTTGATAAAAAAACTTATCAAATCATTGCCAGCCCTGTAACTAAGCATAATACGGTAAAAGGTGCTTTAATTCTCTTTGTAGATATCACAGAAAAACGCATGGCAGAAAAAATGCGTCAAGAATTCTCCGCTAATGTATCTCATGAATTAAAAACACCACTCACTTCTATCTCTGGATTTGCTGAACTCTTACAAAATAATATGGTTCGACCAAATGACATTCCTTTATTTGCTGGCAAAATCTATAAAGAAGCTCAACGTCTAATCAGTTTAATTCAAGATATAATCAAACTTTCTCAACTTGATGAAAAAAATAGTACCTTTATGAAAGAACCGCTAAATCTTTCTGCTATCTGTAAACAAATTATTTTACGTCTAAATGATAAAGCATTGACAAAACAGGTAAAACTCATTTTTAAAGAAGTTCCTACTAGCGAAATTATCGGTGTTCGTCAATTAATCGAAGAATTAATTTATAACCTCATCGAAAATGCTATAAAATACAATAAAGCCAATGGTTCTGTCTTTATTTCTTTATTAAATGAAGACAAAAATCATCTTATCTTAGAAGTAAAAGATACTGGAATAGGTATAGCGTCAGACGATTTACCACATGTATTTGAAAGATTTTATCGTGCTGATAAATCCCGTTCTCAAATCAATGTAGAAGGTACAGGTTTAGGTCTCGCTATCGTTAAACATATTGCTGAATTCCATCATGCTAATTTAACAATTCAAAGTAAACCTAATGAAGGAACTTGTATCAGAATTCACTTTTCTTTAAAATCAGATTAA
- a CDS encoding response regulator transcription factor, producing the protein MQKIYCVEDDESVRELVIYALQSSGFEAQGFVNAEEFFPVLKNNVPDLILLDIMLPGIDGIEILKEVRKNPKTQHTPIIMLTARGSEYDKITGLDNGADDYVTKPFGVMELIARIKAVLRRSAKINVAQDKATNDLSAGNGLLVLNHDFHKVYVNNEEVILTLKEFELLYYLLKNKNIVISRDKIMDEVWDYNYAAETRTVDVHIKTLRHKLGVASKLIETIRGVGYKIID; encoded by the coding sequence ATGCAAAAAATTTACTGTGTTGAAGATGACGAAAGCGTTCGCGAACTTGTCATCTATGCATTACAATCTTCTGGATTTGAAGCTCAAGGCTTTGTCAATGCTGAAGAATTTTTTCCTGTACTAAAAAATAATGTGCCTGATTTAATTCTTTTAGACATTATGCTTCCTGGCATTGATGGCATTGAAATTCTCAAAGAAGTTCGTAAAAATCCTAAAACACAACATACTCCTATCATCATGCTCACAGCTCGTGGTAGTGAATATGATAAAATAACTGGTCTTGATAATGGCGCTGATGATTATGTAACTAAACCATTCGGTGTAATGGAATTAATCGCACGCATAAAAGCAGTTTTACGTCGCAGTGCAAAAATCAATGTAGCACAAGATAAAGCTACTAATGATTTATCTGCTGGTAACGGTCTTCTTGTATTAAATCATGATTTCCATAAAGTCTATGTAAATAATGAAGAAGTTATTTTGACATTAAAAGAATTTGAACTTTTATATTATCTATTAAAAAATAAAAATATCGTTATTTCCCGCGATAAAATTATGGATGAAGTATGGGATTATAATTATGCAGCTGAAACTCGTACTGTCGATGTGCATATAAAAACACTTCGCCATAAATTAGGAGTAGCCAGCAAATTAATCGAAACTATCCGTGGAGTCGGTTATAAAATTATTGATTAA
- a CDS encoding BglG family transcription antiterminator, with protein sequence MKINERSKFIINELIKRNTYVTASEIADLLQVSIKTVTRQLVNVEKILNENDLILERKTSKGMQIIGTEEQRQKMLEQIQSNGLHEYSPVERQNIVLSHLLKSQEPIKLLTLAKLLNVTEATISNDLDKLETWIKKMNMNLVRKPGLGIYLEGLEKDIRKAIISHIYKNLHEKNILNVLNKQEKNIKLKSGTDKFLLDLVDKDIIQKVEKAITTVVERENYNLSINAFSGLVVHLTLAIQRLLKGEIIKIDTKFLTELKKKKEFDLAFKISEEIAKVFDIVVPEEESGFITMHLLGARNNYQEGTINNYDNFALIKIAKKIIAIAQEESGIFIAKKSKLLIGLVKHLGPAATRIKLNLEIRNPLLNEMKEKYPQWMKLAKKAAKPLEEKLGVNLPEAEIAYLAMHLGSTLEDASLQKARKYNVLVACPTGIGTSKLLASQLKQKFTNLNIVAIVSAININYEFYQNEGIDFIISTVEINEATIPVVIVNFMLDDKDIDNIIHQMQLLPDENSGEYHKDNKSLVEKLSELNLFGFYIKSILKNFFYQDMVNVNSKEELCSFVSIYLLKENISQILEADLKSREEKGSTIIKDLMLLHTKSKVIQNLTVGIIQLEKSLKINEKEISTVLILLVPDKVDEKALETMGVLSESIIENTNLLDILHQGSKAEIYLELEKIYTNYFKKKYKKVMEG encoded by the coding sequence ATGAAAATAAACGAACGTTCGAAATTTATAATTAATGAACTTATAAAAAGAAATACTTATGTAACAGCTAGTGAAATAGCTGATTTACTACAAGTAAGTATAAAAACAGTAACTAGACAATTAGTTAATGTTGAAAAGATTTTAAATGAAAATGATTTAATTTTAGAAAGAAAAACTAGCAAGGGTATGCAAATCATAGGGACTGAAGAGCAAAGGCAAAAAATGCTAGAACAAATCCAATCTAATGGTTTGCATGAATATTCGCCAGTGGAAAGACAAAATATAGTATTAAGTCATTTGTTAAAATCACAAGAACCTATAAAGTTATTGACTTTGGCAAAATTATTGAATGTAACAGAAGCCACTATAAGCAATGATTTAGACAAATTAGAAACATGGATAAAAAAGATGAATATGAATTTAGTTCGCAAACCTGGTTTAGGGATTTATTTAGAGGGATTAGAGAAAGACATCAGGAAAGCGATTATAAGTCATATTTATAAAAATCTCCATGAGAAAAACATTCTAAATGTCTTAAATAAACAAGAAAAAAATATTAAATTAAAAAGTGGCACGGATAAGTTTTTATTAGACTTAGTCGATAAAGATATCATTCAAAAAGTAGAAAAAGCAATAACTACAGTAGTGGAAAGAGAGAATTATAATTTATCGATAAATGCTTTTTCAGGCTTAGTAGTTCATCTTACATTAGCGATACAGCGTTTATTAAAAGGTGAAATTATCAAAATTGATACTAAGTTTTTAACAGAATTGAAAAAGAAAAAAGAATTTGATTTAGCATTTAAGATAAGTGAAGAGATTGCGAAAGTCTTTGATATCGTAGTTCCAGAAGAAGAAAGTGGTTTTATCACTATGCATCTTTTAGGAGCTAGAAATAATTATCAAGAAGGCACTATTAATAACTATGATAATTTTGCTTTGATAAAAATTGCCAAAAAAATAATAGCTATAGCTCAAGAAGAAAGCGGTATTTTTATAGCTAAGAAAAGTAAATTATTAATAGGTCTTGTAAAACACTTAGGGCCAGCGGCAACGAGAATAAAATTAAATTTAGAGATACGTAATCCACTACTAAATGAGATGAAAGAGAAATATCCTCAATGGATGAAATTAGCTAAAAAAGCAGCTAAGCCTTTAGAGGAAAAATTAGGGGTTAATTTACCAGAAGCGGAAATTGCTTATTTAGCAATGCATTTAGGTTCCACTTTAGAAGATGCAAGTTTGCAAAAAGCGAGAAAATATAATGTTTTGGTGGCTTGTCCTACAGGAATTGGCACATCAAAATTATTAGCAAGTCAACTAAAACAAAAATTCACTAATTTAAATATTGTAGCTATTGTTTCTGCAATTAATATAAACTATGAATTTTATCAAAATGAAGGCATAGATTTTATAATTTCCACCGTGGAAATAAATGAAGCGACAATACCAGTAGTGATTGTGAATTTCATGTTAGATGATAAGGATATAGATAATATCATTCATCAAATGCAATTATTACCTGATGAAAATAGTGGAGAGTATCATAAAGATAATAAGAGTTTAGTTGAGAAATTGAGCGAACTAAATCTATTTGGTTTTTATATTAAATCTATTTTAAAGAATTTCTTTTATCAAGATATGGTAAATGTTAATTCTAAAGAAGAATTATGTAGTTTTGTTAGTATTTATTTATTAAAAGAAAATATAAGTCAAATTTTGGAAGCTGACTTGAAATCAAGAGAAGAAAAAGGTAGCACTATTATTAAAGATTTAATGTTATTACATACAAAATCTAAAGTTATACAAAATTTGACAGTAGGGATTATTCAGTTAGAAAAATCTTTAAAAATAAATGAAAAAGAAATATCTACAGTGTTGATTTTATTAGTTCCAGATAAAGTTGATGAAAAAGCTTTAGAAACGATGGGAGTTTTATCCGAAAGCATTATAGAAAATACGAACTTATTAGATATTTTACATCAAGGTTCTAAGGCAGAAATTTATTTGGAACTAGAAAAAATATATACAAATTATTTTAAGAAAAAATATAAAAAGGTAATGGAGGGTTAA